A genomic window from Mesorhizobium sp. 131-2-1 includes:
- a CDS encoding Lrp/AsnC family transcriptional regulator, with protein MKRLRNENANLDAADLKLLRILEQDARTSTAELARAVGLSAPSVAERIRKLQENGVIEGYTVRINPAALGMKLSAWLRIRPVPGQLAVVAEIIRDLPEIAQCDRVTGEDCFIALAHVGSVSELERVIDRIIPYAMTNTAIIQSSPVAPRSPLEAAPKARRP; from the coding sequence TTGAAACGCCTTCGAAACGAAAATGCGAACCTTGATGCTGCGGACCTGAAGCTTCTGCGCATTCTGGAACAGGACGCACGCACCAGCACAGCCGAACTGGCGCGGGCCGTCGGGCTGTCGGCGCCCAGCGTGGCGGAGCGGATCAGGAAGCTGCAGGAGAACGGCGTTATCGAGGGCTACACGGTCAGGATCAATCCGGCGGCGCTCGGCATGAAGCTCTCGGCATGGCTGCGCATCAGGCCGGTGCCGGGGCAGCTTGCCGTCGTTGCCGAGATCATCCGCGACCTGCCCGAGATCGCGCAATGCGACCGCGTGACCGGCGAGGACTGCTTCATCGCGCTGGCACATGTCGGCTCGGTGAGCGAGCTCGAACGGGTGATCGACCGCATCATCCCCTACGCGATGACCAACACGGCGATCATCCAGTCGTCGCCGGTGGCGCCGCGCTCGCCGCTCGAGGCCGCGCCGAAAGCGCGTCGCCCCTAA
- a CDS encoding thioesterase family protein, whose translation MSMPAPFISRAMDIEKDWIDYNGHLNMAYYNVLFDRCSDDAFEMMGMGPDYARERRLTIYTAEVHVCYVQELHLEHKVKVSFQLIDHDEKRLRAYQEIRHVDGWLAATSETLSLHVDMSGPKVAPFPADVLARIEAMRAAHATLPMPERAGRSIGIRRKTA comes from the coding sequence ATGTCGATGCCAGCCCCCTTCATTTCCCGCGCCATGGATATCGAGAAGGACTGGATCGACTATAACGGCCATCTCAACATGGCCTATTACAACGTGCTGTTCGACCGCTGCTCGGACGACGCCTTCGAAATGATGGGCATGGGGCCGGACTATGCCAGGGAGCGCCGCCTCACCATCTACACGGCGGAAGTCCATGTCTGCTACGTGCAGGAGTTGCACCTTGAGCACAAGGTCAAGGTTTCCTTCCAGCTCATCGACCATGACGAGAAGCGGCTGAGAGCCTATCAGGAGATCCGCCATGTCGACGGCTGGCTGGCCGCCACCTCCGAGACGCTTTCGCTGCATGTCGACATGTCCGGACCGAAAGTGGCGCCCTTCCCCGCCGACGTGCTCGCCAGGATCGAGGCGATGCGCGCTGCCCATGCCACGCTGCCGATGCCGGAGCGCGCCGGCCGTTCGATCGGCATTCGCCGCAAGACCGCTTGA
- a CDS encoding FAD-binding oxidoreductase produces MALSDLNPVERNEEGIAAVLGILKQTLGERFQTGQAIRSQHAHTTTYIPTQAPDGVAFVESTAEVQEIVRACATHRVPVIAFGVGSSLEGHTNAPGGGISIDTSRMNRILSVNPEDLDCTVEPGVTREDLNRHLRDTGLFFPIDPGANASLGGMAATRASGTNAVRYGTMRENVLSLTAVMADGEAVTTGKRAKKSSAGYDLTRLLIGSEGTLGVITALTLRLQGIPQAISGGVCPFPSLEAACRTVIATIQMGIPVARIELVNALQMRAMKNYSKLDYPESPCLFVEFHGSDAGVAEQAETFGMIAEENGGGPFLWTSVAEERTKLWKARHDAYWSSLTLRPGAKGLSTDVCVPISRLAECVTETEADIAEMGLVAPIVGHAGDGNFHVLVLMDVDNPQEIALAEKFVARLNMRAIAMEGTCTGEHGIGQGKIGFLRHELGHGVDIMRTIKQALDPLNIMNPGKILPAVAE; encoded by the coding sequence ATGGCTTTGAGCGACCTCAATCCGGTCGAGCGCAACGAGGAGGGCATCGCCGCGGTGCTCGGCATCCTCAAGCAGACGCTCGGCGAGCGCTTCCAGACCGGCCAGGCTATCCGTTCGCAGCACGCCCACACCACCACCTACATTCCGACGCAGGCGCCGGATGGCGTCGCCTTCGTGGAGAGCACGGCCGAGGTGCAGGAGATCGTGCGCGCCTGCGCTACGCACCGGGTGCCGGTGATCGCCTTCGGTGTCGGCTCCTCGCTGGAGGGCCACACCAACGCGCCGGGCGGCGGCATTTCGATCGACACCTCGCGCATGAACCGGATCCTGTCGGTCAATCCCGAGGATCTCGACTGCACCGTCGAGCCTGGCGTGACGCGCGAGGATCTCAACCGGCATCTGCGCGACACCGGCCTGTTCTTCCCGATCGACCCGGGCGCCAATGCCTCGCTGGGCGGCATGGCGGCGACGCGGGCCTCCGGCACCAATGCCGTGCGCTACGGTACGATGCGCGAGAACGTTTTGTCGCTGACAGCGGTCATGGCTGACGGCGAGGCGGTTACCACCGGCAAGCGGGCGAAGAAGAGCTCGGCCGGCTACGACCTGACGCGGCTGCTGATCGGCTCGGAGGGCACGCTCGGCGTCATCACGGCGCTGACGCTGAGACTGCAGGGCATTCCGCAGGCGATCTCGGGTGGCGTCTGCCCGTTCCCGAGCCTCGAGGCGGCCTGCAGGACGGTGATCGCCACGATCCAGATGGGCATTCCGGTGGCGCGCATCGAGCTGGTCAATGCGCTGCAGATGCGGGCGATGAAGAACTATTCCAAGCTCGACTATCCAGAGAGCCCGTGCCTGTTCGTCGAGTTCCATGGCAGCGATGCCGGCGTTGCCGAGCAAGCCGAGACCTTCGGCATGATCGCCGAGGAAAATGGCGGCGGGCCGTTCCTGTGGACCAGCGTCGCCGAGGAGCGGACGAAGCTGTGGAAGGCGAGACACGATGCCTATTGGTCGTCGCTGACCTTGCGGCCCGGCGCCAAGGGGCTGTCGACCGATGTCTGCGTGCCGATCTCGCGGCTTGCCGAATGCGTCACCGAGACCGAGGCCGACATTGCCGAGATGGGGCTGGTCGCGCCGATCGTCGGCCATGCCGGCGACGGTAATTTCCACGTGCTGGTGCTGATGGATGTCGACAACCCGCAAGAGATCGCGCTGGCGGAGAAATTCGTCGCCAGGCTGAACATGCGGGCGATCGCCATGGAAGGGACCTGTACCGGCGAGCACGGCATCGGCCAGGGCAAGATCGGTTTCCTGCGCCACGAACTCGGCCATGGCGTCGACATCATGCGCACGATCAAGCAGGCGCTCGACCCGCTGAACATCATGAACCCTGGCAAGATCCTGCCGGCCGTTGCGGAATAG
- a CDS encoding Dyp-type peroxidase — protein MSGKNWDRVPIDAQSVDAPLSLAAVFLVVTVAGEQAALSKVASVLGGLDDLVKTVGFRDLSGRLSCIAGIGRDFWDRLSPDRRPLELKPFAPIKGAAHSAPSTPGDLLFHIRAERSDMCFEFERILLDSLGPSVTVVDEVSGFRYFDARDLLGFVDGTANPTGLDLPASALVGDEDADFAGGSYVVVQKYLHDLGAWAKTPTHLQEEIIGRTKIDNIEIDDDDAPRKSHKSLATIEDDAGNEYDILRDNMPFGRPGQNEFGTYFIGYTRYLWVIEKMLQRMYVGEPPGAYDRLLDFSTPHTGTTFFAPTRPMLQKLAEEAQG, from the coding sequence ATGTCGGGCAAGAACTGGGACAGGGTGCCGATCGACGCGCAGAGTGTGGATGCGCCGCTGTCGCTGGCCGCGGTTTTCCTCGTCGTCACCGTCGCCGGCGAACAGGCTGCCCTCTCGAAAGTCGCCTCGGTGCTCGGCGGACTTGACGATCTCGTCAAGACGGTCGGCTTCCGCGATCTCTCGGGCCGGCTGTCGTGCATTGCCGGGATCGGCCGCGATTTCTGGGATCGCCTCTCTCCCGACCGGCGGCCGCTGGAGCTGAAACCGTTCGCGCCGATCAAGGGGGCGGCTCATTCGGCACCCTCGACGCCGGGCGACCTTCTCTTTCACATCCGGGCCGAACGTTCCGATATGTGCTTCGAGTTCGAACGCATCCTGCTCGACAGCCTTGGCCCAAGCGTGACCGTGGTCGACGAAGTCTCGGGCTTTCGCTACTTCGATGCGCGTGACCTGCTCGGTTTTGTCGACGGCACGGCCAACCCCACCGGCCTCGACCTGCCTGCTTCGGCGTTGGTCGGTGACGAAGACGCCGACTTTGCCGGCGGCAGCTACGTCGTCGTCCAGAAGTACCTGCACGATCTCGGCGCCTGGGCGAAAACGCCGACGCACCTGCAGGAAGAGATCATCGGCCGCACCAAGATCGACAACATCGAGATCGATGACGACGACGCGCCGCGCAAATCGCACAAGTCGCTGGCCACCATCGAGGACGACGCCGGCAACGAATACGACATCCTGCGCGACAACATGCCTTTCGGCCGGCCCGGCCAAAACGAGTTCGGAACCTATTTTATCGGCTACACCCGCTATCTCTGGGTGATCGAGAAGATGCTGCAGCGCATGTATGTCGGCGAGCCGCCGGGCGCTTATGACCGGCTGCTCGACTTCTCCACGCCGCATACCGGCACGACCTTCTTTGCCCCGACCCGTCCGATGCTGCAGAAGCTTGCCGAGGAGGCGCAAGGGTAG
- a CDS encoding AsmA family protein encodes MLARLFVIFGGLFVLVLCAALVVPYFIDWTGYRADFEREASAILGRKVTVEGDATARLLPFPSVTFSNVAVAGGPDGQPAMTVETFSMDAELAPFLRGEVLIFDMRLVRPKATIDIAADGTVDWAMRPSSPFDLNQIAIEKLTVTEGEVALRHAAGGRSHLISEINSTISAKSLAGPWRMDGMLKLDGLRTNVTASTGKAEGNGQMRLRLKADPDAYPLVIETDGNAGIVKGAVAYSGQFKISGNDKNSAELRGTDGETVKVSAGKPDPGFRLNGKFSLDHQKLAFDEFRFETGPLDNPYTADGKASVDLGLNPRFSIEANGAQVQFDEAVGAAAIAGVTLDQRVNALEQALLHMPKPTIPGTVEVRLPAVVAGDTTVRDVRLSAEPAEGGWSVKSLAATLPGRATLEANGMLSVEDHFGFTGSLLLAVAQPSGFAAWLSKDVDEAIRRLPAAGFKAKVDLSEKRQAFSDLELILGKAKFSGRIDSSQPDDARPSVLMQLEGGELDVDGLAAFASIFVSDKGANRFSDRDLDFQIKAGPVSAGGLTADTVDTALRLRKGLLEIDRLAVGGLAGASISATGRVKDFPESPTGKLDASVVAVDLKPLVDVAAQHYPDNELLKGLAARVAAYPQLLQDARIDLVTSAADNGDGTTGLAVSAQGKAGGSAFSASLSGKGKADQLAEAPLALTFNARNPDAAALLALYGLPALPLGMLGEATTDISAKGSFGGGLATGFSLAADDFKAEFQGTVADTPQQGVSAKGKVSLEGSDIEPWLMTTGVGLPGMGTGTSASLAADADFGSGLLVLSGLSGAINGAAVSGDVNVDVKDGMPHLAGALALDELDLDPTVVALFGDQSLLAGKGGWPTAPFSQKSSLPFTADLDLTTGALAAGPFVTAHDASLSLKLDQEGIRVSDLKARLFGGALTGLFELKNNDGTGLFSGQMKLAGADLSALLPNAGLSGSGDVSMALSTSGKSVDAMVAALSGSGTAALRGLTVAGVNPDAFPAFVEKADAIGRDIDAAKTAGFAPEIAANGSFAAKDTDIAFTVAGGMLRAPPISLDNPAATLSADVTADINASTVSAKGAITYRPDDEALVGSEPAVNFSVEGPLGAADRQFDSEPLAQFLTQRALEKEQQRVEAMQAALLEKQRLRREVRYYAALQTERDRAAEELRRQQEEARLQAEAEAKAKAEAEAQAKAEAEAKAQAEAEAKAKAEADAKAQAEADAKAQAEADAKAKAEADAKAQAEADAKAKAEAEAKARAEQQAADAAAKAQAEEERRKAEEALRIASEERAKRDAQRKAAQQAPKVDGSLPGVNDGSAPPPPKPKSNPFTIDNLLKSLDGG; translated from the coding sequence ATGCTCGCACGTCTGTTCGTGATATTCGGTGGCCTGTTCGTGCTGGTGCTGTGCGCGGCGCTGGTGGTGCCGTATTTCATCGACTGGACGGGCTACCGCGCCGATTTCGAGCGCGAGGCGAGCGCCATCCTCGGCCGCAAGGTCACCGTGGAGGGTGATGCGACGGCAAGGCTGCTGCCGTTTCCCTCGGTGACCTTCTCCAATGTCGCGGTTGCGGGCGGTCCCGACGGCCAGCCGGCGATGACCGTCGAGACCTTCTCGATGGATGCGGAGCTGGCGCCTTTCCTGCGCGGCGAGGTGCTGATCTTCGACATGCGGCTGGTGCGGCCGAAGGCGACGATCGACATCGCCGCCGACGGCACTGTCGACTGGGCGATGCGGCCGTCCTCGCCCTTCGACCTCAACCAGATCGCGATCGAGAAGCTGACGGTGACGGAAGGCGAGGTCGCCCTGCGCCATGCCGCCGGCGGGCGCAGCCACCTGATCTCCGAGATCAATTCGACAATCTCGGCGAAGTCGCTTGCGGGCCCATGGCGCATGGATGGAATGCTCAAGCTCGACGGCCTGCGCACCAATGTCACGGCCTCGACCGGCAAGGCCGAAGGCAATGGCCAGATGCGGCTGCGGCTGAAGGCCGATCCGGACGCCTATCCGCTGGTCATCGAGACCGACGGCAATGCCGGCATCGTCAAGGGCGCCGTCGCCTATTCCGGCCAGTTCAAGATCTCCGGCAATGACAAGAATTCGGCCGAGCTGCGCGGCACCGACGGCGAGACGGTGAAGGTCTCGGCCGGCAAGCCCGATCCCGGTTTTCGGCTCAACGGCAAGTTCTCGCTCGATCACCAGAAGCTCGCCTTCGACGAGTTCCGCTTCGAGACCGGACCGCTCGACAATCCCTACACCGCCGACGGCAAGGCTTCCGTCGATCTCGGGCTGAACCCGCGCTTCTCGATCGAGGCCAACGGCGCGCAGGTGCAGTTCGATGAAGCGGTCGGCGCCGCCGCCATCGCCGGCGTCACGCTCGACCAGCGCGTCAACGCGCTGGAGCAGGCGCTTCTGCACATGCCGAAGCCAACCATTCCCGGCACCGTCGAGGTGAGGCTGCCGGCCGTCGTTGCGGGCGACACGACGGTGCGCGACGTGCGCCTTTCGGCGGAGCCGGCCGAAGGCGGCTGGTCGGTGAAGTCGCTTGCCGCGACCTTGCCAGGCCGCGCCACGCTGGAGGCCAACGGAATGCTCAGCGTCGAGGACCATTTCGGCTTCACCGGCTCGCTGCTGCTTGCCGTGGCGCAGCCTTCGGGCTTCGCCGCCTGGCTGTCCAAGGATGTCGACGAGGCGATCCGCAGGCTGCCTGCCGCCGGCTTCAAGGCCAAGGTCGATCTCAGCGAAAAGCGCCAGGCCTTCAGCGATCTCGAACTGATCCTCGGCAAGGCGAAGTTTTCCGGCCGCATCGATTCCAGCCAGCCGGACGACGCCCGGCCGTCGGTGCTGATGCAGCTGGAGGGCGGCGAGCTCGACGTCGACGGGCTGGCGGCCTTCGCCTCGATCTTCGTCAGCGACAAGGGCGCCAACCGGTTTTCGGACCGCGATCTCGACTTCCAGATCAAGGCCGGGCCGGTCAGTGCTGGTGGGCTGACCGCCGACACGGTCGACACGGCATTGAGGCTGCGCAAGGGATTGCTCGAAATCGACCGGCTTGCGGTCGGTGGACTGGCCGGCGCCTCGATCAGCGCCACCGGCCGCGTCAAGGATTTCCCGGAGAGCCCGACCGGCAAGCTCGACGCCTCGGTGGTCGCCGTCGATCTCAAGCCGCTGGTCGACGTGGCGGCGCAGCACTATCCCGACAATGAGCTCCTGAAGGGGCTGGCGGCCCGGGTGGCCGCCTATCCGCAACTGCTCCAGGATGCCCGCATCGATCTGGTGACGAGCGCCGCCGACAATGGCGACGGCACGACGGGACTGGCGGTGAGCGCGCAAGGCAAGGCCGGCGGCTCGGCCTTTTCGGCATCGCTGTCCGGCAAGGGCAAGGCCGATCAACTGGCCGAAGCGCCGCTGGCGCTGACTTTCAATGCCAGGAATCCGGATGCCGCCGCGCTGCTTGCGCTCTACGGCCTGCCGGCCTTGCCGCTCGGCATGCTGGGTGAGGCGACCACCGATATCTCCGCCAAGGGCTCGTTCGGCGGCGGCCTGGCGACTGGCTTCAGCCTGGCTGCCGACGACTTCAAGGCGGAGTTCCAGGGAACCGTTGCCGATACGCCGCAACAAGGCGTGTCCGCCAAGGGCAAGGTCAGTCTCGAAGGTTCCGACATCGAGCCCTGGCTGATGACGACCGGCGTCGGCCTGCCGGGCATGGGGACCGGCACCTCGGCTTCTCTGGCTGCCGACGCCGATTTCGGCAGCGGTCTGCTGGTGCTGAGCGGGCTGAGCGGCGCCATCAACGGGGCGGCGGTTTCCGGCGACGTCAATGTCGACGTGAAGGATGGGATGCCGCACCTTGCCGGCGCCCTGGCGCTCGACGAGCTCGATCTCGATCCGACGGTGGTGGCGCTGTTCGGCGATCAGTCCTTGCTGGCCGGCAAGGGTGGCTGGCCGACGGCGCCGTTCAGCCAGAAGTCCAGCCTGCCTTTCACCGCCGACCTCGATCTGACCACGGGGGCGCTCGCCGCCGGGCCATTCGTCACCGCCCACGACGCGTCGCTGTCGCTGAAGCTCGACCAGGAGGGCATCCGCGTCTCGGACCTCAAGGCCAGGCTCTTCGGCGGCGCGCTGACCGGCCTGTTCGAGCTGAAGAACAATGACGGCACCGGGCTTTTCTCCGGCCAGATGAAGCTCGCCGGCGCCGATCTCTCGGCCTTGCTGCCGAATGCCGGCCTGAGCGGCAGCGGCGATGTCTCGATGGCGCTGTCGACCAGCGGCAAGTCCGTCGATGCGATGGTGGCCGCTTTGTCCGGCTCCGGTACGGCGGCGCTGAGGGGGCTCACCGTGGCCGGCGTCAACCCGGACGCCTTTCCCGCCTTCGTTGAGAAGGCCGATGCGATCGGGCGCGATATCGACGCGGCCAAGACCGCCGGCTTCGCGCCGGAGATCGCCGCCAACGGCAGTTTTGCCGCCAAGGACACCGACATTGCCTTCACAGTGGCCGGCGGCATGCTGCGTGCGCCGCCGATAAGCCTCGACAATCCGGCGGCGACACTGTCCGCCGACGTCACGGCGGATATCAACGCCAGCACCGTCTCGGCAAAGGGCGCCATCACCTATCGGCCCGACGACGAGGCGCTGGTCGGCTCCGAGCCGGCGGTGAATTTCAGCGTCGAGGGCCCGCTCGGCGCCGCCGACCGCCAGTTCGACAGCGAGCCGCTGGCGCAGTTCCTGACGCAGCGCGCGCTGGAGAAGGAGCAGCAGCGGGTCGAGGCGATGCAGGCCGCGCTGCTGGAGAAGCAGCGGCTGCGGCGCGAGGTGCGCTACTATGCGGCGCTGCAGACCGAACGCGACCGGGCGGCCGAGGAGTTGCGCCGGCAACAGGAAGAGGCGCGGCTGCAGGCCGAGGCTGAGGCCAAGGCAAAGGCTGAAGCGGAGGCGCAAGCCAAGGCGGAAGCCGAGGCCAAGGCGCAGGCCGAGGCCGAAGCGAAAGCCAAGGCCGAGGCGGATGCGAAGGCGCAAGCCGAGGCGGATGCGAAGGCGCAAGCCGAGGCGGACGCGAAAGCCAAGGCCGAGGCGGATGCGAAGGCGCAAGCCGAGGCGGACGCGAAAGCCAAGGCCGAAGCCGAAGCGAAAGCCAGGGCGGAACAGCAGGCAGCTGACGCGGCGGCCAAGGCGCAAGCCGAGGAAGAACGCCGCAAGGCCGAAGAGGCGTTGCGCATCGCCTCGGAAGAAAGGGCCAAGCGGGACGCCCAACGCAAGGCCGCCCAGCAAGCGCCAAAGGTCGACGGGTCACTTCCTGGCGTCAATGACGGTTCGGCTCCACCGCCACCGAAGCCCAAGTCCAACCCGTTCACGATCGACAACCTGCTGAAGTCGCTGGATGGCGGCTAG
- a CDS encoding ribbon-helix-helix domain-containing protein, whose protein sequence is MSPVEKRSVTIRGHRTSYSLEKPFYDDLVAIAAARKMTLAALVAEIDETRPRDANLSSALRLFVLDWAKRGKNGSS, encoded by the coding sequence ATGAGCCCGGTCGAGAAACGCTCGGTGACGATCCGCGGCCACCGCACCAGCTATTCGCTCGAAAAGCCTTTTTATGACGATCTCGTTGCCATCGCGGCGGCGCGCAAGATGACGCTTGCCGCTCTCGTTGCCGAGATCGACGAGACCCGCCCGCGTGACGCCAACCTTTCATCGGCGCTCAGGCTCTTTGTGCTGGATTGGGCGAAGCGTGGGAAGAACGGCTCGTCCTAG
- a CDS encoding DUF4169 family protein: protein MGDVVNLRQARKQKARAEKERLAGENRALHGRSKAERNRDRLTADQAEKFIAGHRREKPGDPDA, encoded by the coding sequence ATGGGCGATGTCGTCAACCTCCGCCAGGCACGCAAGCAGAAAGCGCGCGCCGAGAAGGAACGGCTGGCCGGCGAGAACCGGGCTTTGCATGGCCGCTCCAAGGCCGAAAGAAACCGTGACCGGCTGACCGCCGACCAGGCCGAAAAGTTCATTGCTGGCCATCGCCGCGAAAAGCCGGGCGACCCGGACGCCTGA
- a CDS encoding SspB family protein, translating to MADDHIRYDILAQEALRGVMRKVLAEVARTGLPGNHHFFITFLTGAPGVRVSSRLRERYPEQMTIVIQFQYWDLKVSDTGFEVGLSFSDVPEKLEIPFSAVRGFYDPSVNFELEFDVKTDGAAEDEPVQAAPEPLAVVTEKKSEKKKAAAETEKKSAPAEAGGKGADVVSLDAFRKK from the coding sequence ATGGCCGACGACCACATCCGCTACGACATTCTGGCCCAGGAGGCGTTGCGCGGCGTTATGCGCAAGGTCCTGGCCGAAGTCGCGCGCACCGGCCTTCCAGGCAACCATCATTTCTTCATCACATTCCTCACCGGCGCGCCGGGCGTGCGCGTGTCCTCGCGGCTGCGCGAACGCTATCCGGAGCAGATGACCATCGTCATCCAGTTCCAGTACTGGGACCTGAAAGTGTCCGACACCGGCTTCGAGGTCGGCCTCTCCTTCTCCGATGTGCCGGAGAAGCTCGAAATCCCCTTCTCCGCCGTGCGCGGCTTCTACGATCCATCCGTCAATTTCGAGCTCGAGTTCGACGTCAAGACGGACGGGGCAGCGGAAGACGAGCCGGTCCAGGCCGCGCCCGAGCCACTGGCCGTCGTCACCGAGAAGAAGTCGGAAAAGAAGAAGGCCGCCGCCGAGACCGAAAAGAAGTCGGCGCCGGCCGAAGCCGGCGGCAAGGGCGCCGACGTCGTATCCCTCGACGCCTTCCGCAAGAAGTAG
- a CDS encoding TetR/AcrR family transcriptional regulator: MKPGVSPDTFPPRSHEAKRISVVEAAASVFCREGFAGANIDLIAAEAGVSRQTVYNHHGDKEKLFIAVVRDLTERCNAGIFATIATFPDQPGDLEADLVGFAVRMNRNCICNRDGRFLRKLIQAEGERYPELFAEWREQGPGRTWSALAARFARLAYAGYLAIEDPDVAARQFQALVNAELQITFMLGGSPTEEEVSQSASNGVRTFLRAFGRQKAAAHAARKSVLVGA; this comes from the coding sequence ATGAAGCCCGGCGTTTCTCCTGACACTTTCCCGCCACGCAGCCACGAGGCAAAGCGCATTTCGGTGGTCGAGGCCGCAGCTTCTGTCTTTTGCCGGGAAGGCTTTGCGGGCGCCAACATCGACCTGATCGCCGCCGAGGCCGGCGTGTCGCGACAAACCGTCTACAACCATCATGGCGACAAGGAAAAGCTCTTCATCGCCGTCGTGCGCGACCTGACCGAACGCTGCAACGCCGGCATCTTCGCCACCATTGCCACCTTCCCCGACCAGCCCGGCGACCTCGAGGCCGATCTTGTCGGCTTCGCCGTGCGCATGAACCGCAACTGCATCTGCAACCGCGACGGCAGGTTCCTTCGCAAGCTGATCCAGGCCGAGGGCGAGCGTTATCCCGAGCTCTTTGCCGAATGGCGCGAGCAGGGTCCGGGCCGCACCTGGTCGGCGCTTGCCGCCCGCTTCGCCCGCCTCGCCTATGCCGGCTATCTCGCGATCGAGGACCCCGATGTGGCGGCGCGCCAGTTCCAGGCGCTCGTCAACGCGGAATTGCAGATAACCTTCATGCTCGGCGGCTCGCCGACGGAGGAAGAAGTGTCGCAATCCGCCAGCAACGGCGTGCGCACCTTCCTTCGCGCCTTCGGCAGGCAGAAGGCCGCGGCCCACGCGGCCAGGAAAAGCGTGCTCGTCGGCGCCTGA
- a CDS encoding multidrug effflux MFS transporter, which translates to MSPKFLRIAVVLGLLSAIGPFAIDMYLPALPSIGEDLHAGTSAVQMSLLIFFLSMGFGQILVGPISDMVGRKLPLYGGLALFMVGGIGSAMAPTIEWLIAFRFLQGLGASAGMAIPRAIVRDLHTGNEAAKLMSLLMLVFSVSPILAPLTGSQIIESFGWRAVFWTVTGAAVLATILLATSLKETRPVEERAGSSFGAALSGYRFLMGDRNFLGLVSIAGFGIASFFVYLSSSSFILIDHYGLSPSVYSVFFSINAVAFIGMSQLTGMLADRFGLKRVVWVVVTGYATTMVALFAIMASGVDRLDMMAALLFVGYGFLGLVIPTTSVLAMEEHGEIAGTASALMGTLHFAIGAVAMGIAGLFFDGTPLPMVAGIALCAVIAFSLAKVTLGRAREAVEAPAE; encoded by the coding sequence ATGAGTCCCAAATTCCTCCGCATCGCGGTCGTGCTCGGCCTGTTGTCCGCCATCGGCCCGTTCGCTATCGACATGTATCTTCCGGCCCTGCCGTCGATCGGCGAGGACCTGCATGCCGGCACCTCTGCAGTGCAGATGAGCCTGCTGATCTTCTTCCTGTCGATGGGTTTCGGCCAGATCCTGGTCGGGCCGATCTCCGACATGGTCGGCCGCAAGCTGCCGCTTTATGGCGGCCTCGCATTGTTCATGGTCGGCGGCATCGGCTCGGCCATGGCGCCGACCATCGAGTGGCTGATCGCCTTCCGGTTCCTGCAGGGCCTCGGCGCCAGCGCCGGTATGGCCATTCCGCGCGCCATCGTGCGCGACCTGCACACCGGCAATGAGGCGGCCAAGCTGATGTCGTTGCTGATGCTGGTGTTTTCGGTGTCGCCGATCCTGGCGCCGCTGACCGGCAGCCAGATCATCGAGAGCTTCGGCTGGCGCGCCGTGTTCTGGACGGTGACGGGCGCGGCGGTGCTCGCCACCATCCTGCTTGCGACCTCGCTCAAGGAAACACGGCCGGTCGAGGAGCGCGCCGGCTCATCCTTCGGCGCGGCGTTGTCGGGCTACCGCTTCCTGATGGGCGACCGCAACTTCCTCGGGCTGGTGTCGATCGCCGGCTTCGGCATCGCCAGCTTCTTCGTCTACCTGTCGAGCTCGTCCTTCATCCTGATCGACCACTACGGCCTGTCGCCGTCGGTCTACAGCGTGTTCTTTTCGATCAACGCGGTTGCCTTCATCGGCATGTCGCAGCTGACCGGGATGCTGGCGGACCGCTTTGGCTTGAAGCGCGTCGTCTGGGTTGTGGTAACCGGCTATGCGACGACGATGGTGGCGCTGTTCGCGATCATGGCCTCCGGCGTCGACCGGCTCGACATGATGGCGGCGCTGCTGTTCGTCGGCTACGGCTTCCTCGGCCTGGTCATCCCGACCACGTCGGTGCTGGCCATGGAAGAACATGGCGAGATCGCCGGCACGGCCTCGGCGCTGATGGGCACGCTGCACTTCGCCATCGGCGCGGTGGCCATGGGCATTGCCGGCCTGTTCTTCGACGGCACGCCGCTGCCGATGGTGGCCGGCATCGCGCTGTGCGCGGTCATCGCGTTCAGCCTGGCCAAGGTGACGCTTGGCCGGGCGCGCGAGGCGGTCGAAGCGCCGGCGGAATAA
- a CDS encoding DUF2853 family protein translates to MADYLADVKKYDAGASADAVEKIVKHLGIALRNRDSSLVSCTDPKELERVRENWAAKKLGVADAKKADAAIEKVCMAMAADNTKSRVTFYYLVAKDLGKLGSL, encoded by the coding sequence ATGGCCGACTATCTTGCGGATGTGAAGAAATACGACGCCGGCGCCAGCGCCGACGCGGTCGAGAAGATCGTCAAGCACCTGGGCATCGCGCTCAGGAACCGAGATTCCTCGCTGGTGTCCTGCACCGACCCGAAGGAACTGGAGCGCGTCCGGGAGAACTGGGCCGCCAAGAAGCTCGGCGTCGCCGACGCCAAGAAGGCCGATGCCGCGATCGAGAAGGTCTGCATGGCGATGGCCGCCGACAACACCAAGAGCCGGGTGACTTTCTATTACCTGGTGGCGAAGGATCTCGGCAAGCTCGGCTCCCTGTGA